A single window of Narcine bancroftii isolate sNarBan1 chromosome 1, sNarBan1.hap1, whole genome shotgun sequence DNA harbors:
- the LOC138754941 gene encoding TBC1 domain family member 10A-like: MRSRIWPLLCGAKVRMQQNNNIFKILDDAPGDRHYLDAIEKDLHRQFPFHEMFVSREGTGQQNLFRVLKAYSIYNPQDGYCQAQGPLAAVLLMQMPAEDAFWCLVQICEHYIPGYYSQGLEAVKVDGQVLFRLLRKVSPVAYKHLKKNEVDPLLYMTEWFLCLFTRTLPWVTMLRVWDMFLCEGVKIIFRVALVLLKMTLGSRDKLKDCQGLVETLEKLRNIPQRWLQDTLIIHEISELQISEGDIERETSHYLKKGGVCTPFALRLRGARDLYASSRTPPLSTPSPYPPLLGSPTLAPGLPSLLVSPPPPDTQQDPRGKPAARSRTFYVRRPSRPPAIPPRGGEGEGRGGTRRGKRNSVPLSSDTYF; this comes from the exons ATGCGCTCACGAATTTGGCCTCTGCTCTGTGGGGCCAAAGTAAGAATGCAACAGAACAACAATATATTTAAA ATTTTGGATGATGCCCCTGGTGATCGTCACTATTTGGATGCCATTGAGAAGGACCTCCATCGTCAGTTTCCCTTCCATGAGATGTTTGTGTCTCGGGAAGGAACTGg GCAGCAAAATCTGTTCCGTGTGCTGAAGGCCTACAGCATCTACAACCCCCAGGATGGGTACTGCCAAGCCCAGGGACCCCTTGCTGCAGTCCTGCTCATGCAGATGCCTGCTGAG GATGCCTTCTGGTGCCTCGTTCAGATTTGTGAACATTACATCCCAGGCTATTATAGCCAAGGATTG GAAGCGGTGAAGGTGGACGGCCAGGTGCTGTTCAGGCTGCTGAGGAAGGTCAGCCCTGTCGCCTACAAGCATTTGAAGAAGAATGAAGTTGACCCCCTTCTCTACATGACAGAGTGGTTCCTGTGCTTGTTCACCCGCACCCTCCCCTGGGTGACCATGCTTCGGGTGTGGGACATGTTCCTGTGTGAAG GAGTGAAGATCATATTTCGAGTTGCCCTGGTCCTCCTCAAGATGACCTTGGGATCAAGGGACAAACTGAAGGATTGCCAGGGACTGGTGGAGACCTTGGAGAAACTCCGGAACATTCCACAGAGGTGGCTGCAGGACACTCTCATTATCCATGAG ATCTCCGAGCTCCAGATTTCGGAAGGGGACATCGAGAGGGAGACTTCTCACTATCTGAAGAAGGGTGGGGTATGCACCCCATTTGCCCTGCGTCTCAGAGGGGCTCGGGACCTGTATGCCTCCTCTCGAACACCCCCCCTCTCAACACCCTCTCCTTACCCACCCCTCCTGGGCTCCCCCACCCTTGCCCCTGGGCTCCCTTCCCTCCTGGTTTCCCCGCCTCCCCCTgacacacagcaagatcccaggGGCAAGCCCGCTGCCCGCTCCAGAACCTTCTACGTCCGGCGCCCCTCTCGTCCCCCTGCCATTCCCCctcggggtggggagggggaggggcgagggggTACAAGACGGGGCAAAAGGAACTCAGTCCCCCTCTCCTCCGACACCTACTTTTGA